One genomic segment of Amycolatopsis sp. Hca4 includes these proteins:
- a CDS encoding aminoglycoside phosphotransferase family protein, which translates to MINPEKSSVPDLGPVPQRVTVDAGLVRRLIGAQFPRWAALPVRPVAHGGWDNFTFHVGDRMVARLPSAAEYALAVEKERRWLPVFAARLPLPVPVPLAEGNPGAGYPFPWSVQPWLDGEPASLDRIADPVRFALDLAGFLAALQDVEADDGPQPGKHNWFRGATLRTYEPAAERALAALDGRIDTGLAREIWTAALDARWDGRDVWFHGDVAAGNLLLGEGNLTAVIDFGTCGVGDPSCDTAVAWTLLTGEGRRAFRERLAVDDGTWARGRGWALWKTLVSAARPDAGDAHRVLGEIFAEYRTGR; encoded by the coding sequence GTGATCAACCCGGAGAAAAGCAGCGTCCCCGATCTCGGCCCGGTGCCGCAGCGCGTGACCGTCGACGCCGGACTCGTGCGACGGCTGATCGGCGCGCAGTTCCCGCGGTGGGCCGCACTCCCCGTCCGTCCCGTTGCCCACGGCGGCTGGGACAACTTCACCTTCCACGTCGGCGACCGGATGGTGGCCCGGCTGCCGAGCGCGGCCGAATACGCGCTCGCGGTCGAGAAGGAACGGCGGTGGCTCCCGGTGTTCGCGGCCAGGCTGCCGCTGCCTGTTCCGGTTCCGCTGGCCGAGGGGAATCCCGGTGCCGGCTACCCCTTCCCGTGGTCGGTCCAGCCCTGGCTCGACGGCGAACCCGCGAGCCTCGACCGGATCGCCGATCCCGTCCGCTTCGCGCTCGACCTGGCCGGTTTCCTGGCCGCCCTGCAGGACGTCGAGGCCGATGACGGTCCCCAGCCGGGCAAGCACAACTGGTTCCGGGGCGCCACCCTGCGCACCTACGAGCCCGCGGCCGAGCGCGCGCTCGCGGCGCTGGACGGCCGGATCGACACCGGGCTCGCCCGCGAGATCTGGACGGCCGCCCTCGACGCGCGGTGGGACGGCCGGGACGTCTGGTTCCACGGCGACGTCGCCGCCGGGAACCTCCTGCTCGGCGAGGGGAACCTGACCGCCGTCATCGACTTCGGGACCTGCGGCGTCGGCGACCCGTCCTGTGACACGGCCGTCGCCTGGACACTGCTGACCGGCGAAGGCCGGCGGGCGTTCCGCGAACGCCTGGCCGTCGACGACGGCACCTGGGCGCGCGGCCGGGGCTGGGCGCTGTGGAAGACGCTCGTTTCCGCCGCCCGGCCCGATGCCGGAGACGCCCATCGCGTCCTCGGCGAAATCTTCGCCGAATACCGCACCGGCCGTTAA
- a CDS encoding GTP-binding protein has product MPETPFNIGILAHVDAGKTSLTERLLFDTGAVGVLGRVDDGTTRTDTLAVERRRGITISTGVVSFRAGDRTVNVIDTPGHADFVAEVERALGVLDGVVLVVSGPAGVQASTRILWRILRRLRVPTLVFVNKLDQPGVDPAGVLDDLRRKLSSAVVPPAEAVRDQVAAGEAYPVFFGSAMTGDGVPELVAGIVGFLPAAPPGAGFRATVFKVERGRGGDRIAYARLHGGTAKVRDRVELFRRAGDGTVERSRRRITAMTRAGAKVTAAGAGDLVRLSGLGDVRVDDRLGSPDGLAEAGLFPPPGLVSVVTARPGEETRLHQALRELCDQDPLLGLRADRGVLSVRTYGEVQIEVLLERLREDFGLGARFAAPQPVHVEKPVGVGEAVQFLDRLGPTDPVATVGLRVAPGETGSGVRYALAVERGSLPRAFHTAIEQTVYRAAGCGPHGWEVTDCVVTLTHSGFQPPMSTAGGFREVTARLLAQAFARARTRVYEPVDRFDLEVPEHAAGAALIALVKLEAVCEPPVVEDGVARVRGSLPSAATAGFRRRLPALGQGEAVFTAEPGGHRPWRP; this is encoded by the coding sequence TTGCCCGAAACCCCTTTCAACATCGGGATCCTCGCCCACGTCGACGCCGGTAAGACCAGCCTGACCGAGCGGCTGCTGTTCGACACCGGCGCGGTCGGTGTCCTCGGCCGCGTCGACGACGGCACCACCCGGACCGACACCCTCGCCGTCGAACGGCGCCGCGGCATCACGATCAGCACCGGCGTGGTCTCCTTCCGGGCGGGCGACCGGACGGTCAACGTCATCGACACGCCGGGCCACGCCGATTTCGTCGCCGAGGTCGAACGCGCGCTCGGCGTGCTCGACGGTGTCGTCCTGGTCGTCTCCGGGCCCGCCGGGGTCCAGGCGAGCACCCGCATCCTCTGGCGCATCCTGCGCCGGCTGCGCGTGCCGACGCTGGTCTTCGTCAACAAGCTCGACCAGCCCGGCGTCGATCCGGCCGGGGTGCTCGACGACCTGCGGCGGAAACTGTCGAGCGCGGTGGTGCCGCCCGCCGAAGCCGTCCGCGACCAGGTGGCGGCGGGCGAGGCGTACCCGGTGTTCTTCGGCTCGGCCATGACCGGCGACGGCGTGCCCGAGCTCGTCGCCGGGATCGTCGGCTTCCTGCCCGCCGCGCCACCGGGCGCCGGGTTCCGCGCGACCGTCTTCAAGGTCGAACGCGGCCGCGGCGGCGACCGGATCGCCTACGCCCGCCTGCACGGCGGGACGGCGAAGGTGCGCGACCGGGTGGAGCTCTTCCGGCGGGCCGGAGACGGCACGGTCGAGCGAAGCCGGCGAAGGATCACGGCCATGACGCGCGCGGGCGCCAAGGTCACCGCCGCCGGCGCGGGCGACCTGGTCCGGCTCTCGGGGCTCGGCGACGTCCGCGTCGACGACCGGCTCGGGTCTCCGGACGGCCTGGCGGAGGCCGGGTTGTTCCCGCCGCCGGGGCTCGTCTCGGTCGTCACCGCGCGGCCGGGCGAGGAAACCCGGCTGCACCAGGCGTTGCGGGAGCTGTGCGACCAGGACCCGCTGCTCGGCCTCCGCGCCGACCGCGGCGTCCTGTCGGTCCGGACCTACGGCGAAGTGCAGATCGAGGTGCTCCTGGAACGGCTGCGCGAGGACTTCGGGCTCGGCGCCCGGTTCGCCGCGCCGCAGCCGGTGCACGTCGAGAAGCCGGTGGGCGTGGGGGAAGCGGTCCAGTTCCTGGACCGGCTCGGCCCCACGGACCCGGTCGCGACGGTCGGGCTGCGGGTGGCCCCCGGCGAGACCGGCAGCGGCGTCCGGTACGCGCTGGCCGTCGAACGCGGCTCGCTGCCGCGGGCCTTCCACACCGCCATCGAGCAGACGGTGTACCGCGCGGCGGGGTGCGGCCCGCACGGCTGGGAGGTCACCGACTGCGTCGTCACCCTGACGCATTCGGGCTTCCAGCCGCCGATGAGCACGGCAGGCGGGTTTCGCGAAGTGACCGCGCGGCTGCTCGCGCAGGCGTTCGCGCGGGCGCGGACCCGCGTGTACGAGCCGGTGGACCGGTTCGACCTCGAAGTGCCGGAGCACGCGGCCGGGGCGGCGCTGATCGCGCTGGTCAAGCTGGAGGCGGTCTGCGAGCCGCCGGTCGTCGAAGACGGTGTCGCCCGGGTGCGCGGCTCGCTGCCGTCGGCCGCGACCGCGGGTTTCCGGCGCCGGCTGCCTGCCCTCGGCCAGGGCGAAGCCGTCTTCACGGCCGAGCCGGGCGGTCACCGCCCGTGGCGGCCGTAG
- a CDS encoding cellulase family glycosylhydrolase, producing MWGRAGKRPAALAVAGLAVAAGVVTSTTAVSSARETSAAFACKVTYSANDWGSGFSLTVGIANLGSAPVDGWTLTYTYAGNQTLQQGWMGNWTQSGKRVTVTNASWNGTIAAGGSVSTGANFSYSGTNATPTDFAVNGATCTGVPPTTETTPITKPTTTTTTPPPPGPAPALHVSGNKLLTADGKTYRLLGVNRSSGEFACVQGKGMWDSGPVDQASVDAMKAWNIHAVRIPLNEDCWLGLSGSPSGPAYQQAVKDYAKLLEANGINPILDLHWTHGQYTGNSSACTDVNATCQKPMPSRQYTPTFWSQVATAFKGDNAVVFDLFNEPYPDAADGWANPAAEWKCLRDGGTCTGIGYPVAGMQELLDAVRATGAVNVVMSAGLTWTNDLTQWLAYKPVDPAGNLVASWHTYNFNACVTVSCWDSRIGTVAAQVPVQAGEVGQNSCAHDYVDQVLAWLDAHDLGYTAWTWNPWGCSGGNVLIEDYAGTPTKTYGEGFRAHLLTVHP from the coding sequence ATGTGGGGAAGAGCCGGAAAACGTCCTGCCGCGCTGGCGGTTGCGGGACTCGCGGTCGCCGCCGGGGTCGTCACGTCGACGACGGCGGTGTCGTCCGCGCGTGAGACGAGCGCGGCGTTCGCGTGCAAGGTGACCTACTCGGCCAACGACTGGGGAAGCGGTTTCAGCCTCACCGTCGGGATCGCCAACCTCGGCTCCGCGCCGGTCGACGGCTGGACGCTGACCTACACCTACGCCGGCAACCAGACCCTCCAGCAGGGCTGGATGGGCAACTGGACGCAGTCCGGCAAGCGGGTCACCGTGACCAACGCGAGCTGGAACGGCACCATCGCCGCCGGCGGCTCCGTCAGCACCGGCGCGAACTTCTCCTACAGCGGCACGAACGCCACGCCCACCGACTTCGCGGTCAACGGCGCCACCTGCACCGGCGTGCCGCCGACCACCGAGACGACCCCGATCACGAAGCCGACGACCACGACCACCACGCCACCGCCGCCCGGCCCGGCGCCGGCGTTGCACGTCTCGGGCAACAAGCTGCTCACCGCCGACGGGAAGACCTACCGGCTGCTCGGCGTCAACCGCTCCAGCGGCGAGTTCGCCTGCGTGCAGGGCAAGGGCATGTGGGACAGCGGCCCGGTCGACCAGGCTTCGGTCGACGCGATGAAGGCGTGGAACATCCACGCGGTCCGGATCCCGCTGAACGAGGACTGCTGGCTCGGCCTGTCCGGCTCGCCCAGCGGTCCCGCCTACCAGCAGGCCGTCAAGGACTACGCGAAGCTGCTGGAGGCCAACGGGATCAACCCGATCCTCGACCTGCACTGGACGCACGGCCAGTACACCGGGAACTCCTCCGCCTGCACCGACGTCAACGCGACCTGCCAGAAGCCGATGCCGAGCCGGCAGTACACGCCCACGTTCTGGAGCCAGGTGGCCACCGCGTTCAAGGGCGACAACGCCGTGGTGTTCGACCTGTTCAACGAGCCCTACCCGGACGCGGCCGACGGCTGGGCCAACCCGGCCGCCGAGTGGAAGTGCCTGCGGGACGGCGGCACCTGCACGGGCATCGGCTATCCGGTGGCGGGGATGCAGGAGCTGCTCGACGCCGTCCGGGCGACGGGCGCCGTGAACGTGGTGATGTCGGCCGGCCTGACCTGGACGAACGACCTCACGCAGTGGCTGGCCTACAAGCCGGTGGACCCGGCGGGCAACCTGGTGGCGTCCTGGCACACGTACAACTTCAACGCCTGCGTCACGGTGTCCTGCTGGGACAGCCGGATCGGCACGGTCGCGGCCCAGGTCCCGGTGCAGGCCGGGGAGGTCGGCCAGAACAGCTGCGCCCACGACTACGTCGACCAGGTGCTGGCCTGGCTGGACGCGCACGACCTCGGGTACACGGCCTGGACGTGGAACCCGTGGGGCTGCAGCGGCGGCAACGTGCTCATCGAGGACTACGCCGGCACGCCGACGAAGACCTACGGCGAGGGCTTCCGCGCCCACCTCCTGACCGTCCACCCGTGA
- a CDS encoding serine hydrolase, whose amino-acid sequence MGKLLLTALLAAFALGPSASPSPRPAPHVSESDPFGPGLRARITRAQAYADSRPGVTGIVLRDRSTGAVYRSPAAGRLIWACSTPKLAMAVDLLLREDSGAIKLSAQDRDLLHRMLHSSDDAAAHVLWTRYGGETEFGSRFPAYGMSDMRFSDRHPHHWGWIRTTADDLDRLIEYVLTRLPDRHRDYLVRELRTVDGNQQWGVWGAGAAAHPGNKNGWSDDNDDGSWIMNSVGFAGPGERYALALMNDTGVVAGGEETGRETTTRIAGILFAGYFGS is encoded by the coding sequence ATGGGCAAGCTCCTGCTCACCGCGCTGCTGGCGGCCTTCGCGCTGGGGCCGTCGGCGTCGCCCTCGCCCCGGCCGGCGCCGCACGTCAGCGAGAGCGACCCCTTCGGCCCGGGCCTGCGCGCCCGGATCACGCGGGCGCAGGCCTACGCCGACAGCCGGCCCGGGGTGACCGGGATCGTCCTGCGGGACCGCTCGACCGGCGCCGTCTACCGCAGCCCGGCCGCCGGCAGGCTGATCTGGGCGTGCTCGACGCCGAAGCTCGCGATGGCCGTCGACCTGCTGTTGCGGGAGGATTCCGGTGCGATCAAGTTGTCCGCCCAAGATCGCGATCTGCTACACCGGATGCTCCATTCGAGTGACGACGCCGCCGCGCACGTGTTGTGGACGCGTTATGGCGGCGAAACCGAATTCGGCAGTCGTTTTCCGGCATACGGAATGAGCGACATGCGGTTCAGCGACCGGCACCCGCACCACTGGGGCTGGATCCGCACCACGGCGGACGATCTGGACCGGTTGATCGAGTACGTCCTGACCCGCCTGCCCGACCGGCACCGCGACTACCTCGTGCGGGAACTGCGCACGGTGGACGGCAACCAGCAGTGGGGTGTCTGGGGTGCCGGTGCGGCCGCGCACCCGGGTAACAAGAACGGCTGGTCCGATGACAACGACGACGGGTCCTGGATCATGAACTCGGTCGGTTTCGCGGGACCGGGCGAGCGGTACGCCCTCGCCCTGATGAACGACACCGGGGTCGTCGCCGGCGGCGAAGAGACCGGCAGGGAGACGACGACGAGGATCGCCGGAATCCTGTTCGCCGGGTATTTCGGTTCCTGA
- a CDS encoding Cys-Gln thioester bond-forming surface protein, with protein MQVRSALVRGGIAVLAAAAAVMVSAPSALADDGAARGRVVEDAGTVGYRINLEGGGDYIAKLFGFKLSDGKTLKLYCVQITVGMRTDVDMVETPWNKYPAADSPFNKNSDKINWVLHHGYPGVKLDAIEAALAKQGVKVHDGVSEREAIAATQAAVWHFSDGVNLNLTKPLAENNPAEANADVAALYSYLVGDQNKGIGEQPKPTLNIAGPKTEGKAGTKIGPFQVATSGDITSLTTELPDGVKVTDADGKELKTGDVKDGSKLFVDVPAGAKPGNGSFSLKASGELDTGRLFVAENYAKKPAQSLIVADSEKTQVAAKATASWTEAGAVPSTAPSTPGGAPSGGGELANTGVDAAVPFGIGGLLLGGGALMLLVNRRRSRA; from the coding sequence ATGCAGGTCAGGTCAGCTCTCGTGCGTGGCGGGATCGCGGTGCTCGCCGCGGCCGCCGCCGTCATGGTCAGCGCTCCCTCGGCCCTCGCGGACGACGGCGCCGCGCGCGGCCGCGTCGTCGAGGACGCGGGCACGGTCGGCTACCGGATCAACCTCGAAGGCGGCGGTGACTACATCGCCAAGCTGTTCGGGTTCAAGCTGTCGGACGGCAAGACGCTCAAGCTCTACTGCGTGCAGATCACCGTCGGCATGCGCACCGACGTCGACATGGTCGAGACGCCGTGGAACAAGTACCCGGCCGCCGACTCGCCGTTCAACAAGAACAGCGACAAGATCAACTGGGTGCTGCACCACGGCTACCCGGGCGTCAAGCTCGACGCGATCGAGGCCGCCCTCGCCAAGCAGGGCGTGAAGGTCCACGACGGCGTCTCCGAGCGCGAGGCCATCGCCGCCACGCAGGCCGCGGTGTGGCACTTCAGCGACGGCGTCAACCTGAACCTGACCAAGCCGCTGGCCGAGAACAACCCGGCCGAGGCCAACGCCGACGTCGCCGCGCTGTACAGCTACCTGGTCGGCGACCAGAACAAGGGCATCGGCGAGCAGCCGAAGCCGACGCTGAACATCGCCGGGCCGAAGACCGAGGGCAAGGCCGGCACCAAGATCGGCCCGTTCCAGGTCGCCACCTCCGGTGACATCACGTCGCTGACCACCGAGCTGCCCGACGGCGTCAAGGTCACCGACGCCGACGGCAAGGAGCTGAAGACCGGCGACGTCAAGGACGGCAGCAAGCTGTTCGTCGACGTCCCGGCCGGCGCCAAGCCGGGCAACGGCTCGTTCTCCCTGAAGGCCTCCGGCGAGCTGGACACCGGCCGCCTGTTCGTCGCGGAGAACTACGCGAAGAAGCCGGCGCAGTCGCTGATCGTCGCCGACTCGGAGAAGACCCAGGTGGCCGCCAAGGCGACCGCGTCCTGGACCGAGGCGGGTGCCGTCCCGAGCACCGCGCCGAGCACGCCCGGTGGCGCTCCCTCCGGTGGCGGCGAGCTCGCCAACACCGGTGTCGACGCCGCGGTTCCGTTCGGCATCGGCGGCCTGCTGCTCGGCGGCGGCGCGCTGATGCTGCTGGTCAACCGGCGCCGCAGCCGCGCGTAG
- a CDS encoding AraC family transcriptional regulator, translating to MHRLEVPAPHAPPFTVGTFDAIGPLSRADFPHRHTFHELVHVTGGTGAHVVDTARWPLRPPHFGVIAPGQVHQWDGVRGLTGHVVLFTDDFLLDHPADRELLRRLSERPWLHLDDHADAAVTRLIADLEDEYRRGGDGAESVLRALVHVLVVRAGRLLGTPPPAPAGAVAAEFVRLAGRPGPGLWSVRAYADRLGVTPGHLTEAVKAATGRTAAQLLREARIREAQRFLLRTDLTVRQVASRVGFADPAYFCRFFRRETGLSPGGFRRGGEKHHD from the coding sequence ATGCACCGCCTGGAGGTGCCCGCCCCGCACGCGCCGCCGTTCACCGTCGGCACGTTCGACGCGATCGGGCCGCTGTCCCGCGCGGACTTCCCGCACCGGCACACCTTCCACGAGCTCGTCCACGTCACCGGCGGCACCGGCGCGCACGTCGTGGACACCGCGCGCTGGCCGCTGCGGCCGCCGCACTTCGGCGTCATCGCGCCCGGGCAGGTGCACCAGTGGGACGGCGTCCGGGGCCTCACCGGGCACGTCGTGCTGTTCACCGACGACTTCCTCCTCGACCACCCGGCCGACCGGGAACTCCTGCGGCGGCTGAGCGAACGGCCGTGGCTGCACCTGGACGACCACGCCGATGCGGCGGTCACCCGGCTCATCGCCGACCTCGAAGACGAGTACCGCCGCGGCGGCGACGGCGCGGAATCGGTGCTGCGCGCGCTCGTGCACGTCCTGGTCGTGCGGGCGGGACGGCTGCTGGGAACGCCGCCGCCCGCACCCGCCGGCGCGGTCGCCGCCGAGTTCGTCCGGCTCGCCGGCCGTCCCGGACCCGGGTTGTGGTCGGTGCGCGCCTACGCCGACCGCCTCGGCGTCACCCCTGGTCACCTCACCGAAGCGGTGAAGGCCGCGACCGGCCGCACGGCCGCGCAGCTGCTGCGCGAGGCCAGGATCCGGGAGGCGCAACGGTTCCTGCTCCGGACGGACCTCACCGTCCGGCAGGTCGCGAGCCGGGTCGGGTTCGCCGACCCGGCCTACTTCTGCCGGTTCTTCCGCCGCGAAACCGGGCTGAGCCCCGGCGGCTTCCGGCGCGGCGGGGAGAAGCACCACGACTGA
- a CDS encoding carbohydrate-binding protein produces MDEETQLSRKTVLKAALAAGVAAPVALIGGPALARANAVGGTAPELTPTCHDDDDPTIEQTEGPYFKPNSPERTNLVTPGTQGTRLTVTGYVFGRACLPVNRALLDFWQADVNGAYDNTGYTFRGHQYTNAQGAFTLSTIVPGLYPGRTRHIHVKVQAPGRPILTTQLYFPNEPRNNTDTIFDARLLMTVRDNGSAKEAAFDFVLDVPQTPTSTRPTSSTPTSTPTSSTPPGGTTWAAGTAYAAGARVTYGGRGYVCLQAHTAQPGWEPPAVPALWRAE; encoded by the coding sequence ATGGACGAAGAAACCCAGCTGAGCCGCAAGACGGTGCTGAAAGCGGCGCTCGCCGCGGGCGTCGCCGCGCCGGTCGCCCTGATCGGCGGCCCGGCGCTGGCCCGCGCGAACGCCGTCGGCGGCACGGCACCGGAACTGACCCCCACCTGCCACGACGACGACGATCCGACGATCGAGCAGACCGAGGGACCGTACTTCAAGCCGAACTCGCCGGAGCGGACCAACCTCGTCACCCCCGGCACGCAAGGCACCCGGCTGACCGTGACCGGCTACGTCTTCGGCCGGGCCTGCCTGCCGGTCAACCGCGCGCTGCTGGACTTCTGGCAGGCGGACGTCAACGGCGCCTACGACAACACCGGCTACACCTTCCGCGGGCACCAGTACACCAACGCCCAAGGCGCGTTCACGCTGTCCACCATCGTGCCGGGCCTCTACCCGGGCCGGACCCGGCACATCCACGTCAAGGTGCAGGCACCCGGACGGCCGATCCTGACCACGCAGCTGTACTTCCCGAACGAGCCGCGCAACAACACCGACACGATCTTCGACGCGCGGCTGCTGATGACCGTGCGTGACAACGGATCGGCGAAGGAAGCCGCCTTCGACTTCGTGCTCGACGTCCCCCAGACACCGACGTCGACGCGGCCGACGTCGTCCACGCCGACCTCCACGCCGACGTCGTCCACGCCGCCCGGGGGCACGACCTGGGCGGCGGGCACCGCGTACGCGGCGGGTGCCCGGGTCACCTACGGCGGCCGCGGGTACGTCTGCCTGCAGGCGCACACTGCGCAGCCGGGCTGGGAGCCGCCGGCGGTCCCGGCGCTGTGGCGGGCCGAGTAG
- a CDS encoding thioesterase II family protein: protein MTISLDASEWVRRFHPAPAAAARLVCFPHAGGAASYFHPVSAALAPSVEVLAVQYPGRQDRHAEAPVDDLFVLADRLADVLAPEMGGPVAFFGHSMGASLAFEVARRLEPRGTKLLTLFVSGRRGPSVHRDERIHEKGDEELLAEVKRLGGTDSAVLDDEDIRTLVLPALRSDYKAAELYHYRPGPDVGCPIVALVGDRDPKVTEAEARQWAERTSGDFELKTYPGGHFFVNDHAAAIIRLIAGRLAG from the coding sequence ATGACGATTTCCCTCGACGCGTCGGAGTGGGTCCGGCGGTTCCACCCGGCTCCGGCCGCCGCGGCGCGGCTCGTGTGCTTCCCGCACGCCGGGGGAGCGGCGAGCTACTTCCACCCGGTTTCGGCGGCGCTGGCGCCGTCGGTGGAGGTGCTGGCCGTGCAGTACCCGGGCCGGCAGGACCGGCATGCCGAAGCGCCGGTGGACGACCTGTTCGTGCTGGCCGACCGGCTGGCGGACGTGCTCGCGCCGGAGATGGGCGGGCCGGTGGCGTTCTTCGGCCACAGCATGGGCGCCAGCCTGGCCTTCGAGGTCGCCCGGCGGCTCGAACCGCGGGGGACGAAGCTGCTCACGCTGTTCGTGTCCGGCCGCCGCGGGCCCTCGGTGCACCGCGACGAGCGGATCCACGAAAAGGGCGACGAAGAGCTGCTGGCCGAGGTCAAACGGCTCGGCGGCACCGACTCCGCGGTGCTCGACGACGAGGACATCCGCACCCTGGTGCTGCCCGCGTTGCGCAGCGACTACAAGGCCGCGGAGCTCTACCACTACCGCCCGGGCCCCGACGTCGGCTGCCCGATCGTGGCGCTGGTCGGCGACCGGGACCCCAAGGTGACCGAGGCCGAGGCGCGGCAATGGGCGGAGCGGACGTCGGGGGACTTCGAGCTGAAGACCTACCCGGGCGGCCACTTCTTTGTGAACGACCACGCGGCGGCGATCATCCGGCTGATCGCCGGACGGCTCGCCGGCTGA
- a CDS encoding glycoside hydrolase family 19 protein gives MFGVPAVTGQASQAAAAACSAPNWVAGQWYDVGAVVRYTNGGYYRAKNANPGYDPVISTWYWEPYSCDGGGGNTCSYPNWVAGQWYDVGAIVRYTNGGYYRAKNANPGYDPVISTWYWEPYSCGGGTDPGNPGSFVVSEAQFNQIFPSRNSFYSYSGLTAALSAYPGFATTGSDTVKKQEAAAFLANVNHETGGLVYIVEQNTANYPHYCDWNQPYGCPAGQSAYYGRGPIQLSWNFNYKAAGDALGIDLLGNPWQVEQNSAVAWKTGLWYWNTQSGPGSMTPHNAMVNSRGFGETIRSINGSIECNGGNPAQVQSRVDKYRQITSILGVDPGANLYC, from the coding sequence GTGTTCGGCGTGCCCGCCGTCACCGGGCAGGCCTCCCAGGCGGCCGCCGCCGCGTGCAGTGCGCCGAACTGGGTTGCCGGGCAGTGGTACGACGTCGGCGCTGTCGTGCGGTACACCAACGGCGGCTACTACCGCGCCAAGAACGCCAACCCGGGCTACGACCCGGTGATCAGTACCTGGTACTGGGAGCCCTACAGCTGTGACGGCGGCGGCGGGAACACCTGCAGCTACCCGAACTGGGTCGCCGGCCAGTGGTACGACGTCGGCGCGATCGTCCGCTACACCAACGGCGGCTACTACCGCGCCAAGAACGCCAACCCGGGCTACGACCCCGTCATCAGCACCTGGTACTGGGAGCCCTACAGCTGCGGTGGCGGCACCGATCCCGGCAACCCCGGCTCGTTCGTGGTGAGCGAAGCGCAGTTCAACCAGATCTTCCCGAGCAGGAACTCCTTCTACAGCTACAGCGGCCTCACCGCGGCCCTGTCGGCCTACCCCGGCTTCGCGACCACCGGCAGCGACACCGTCAAGAAGCAGGAAGCCGCCGCGTTCCTCGCGAACGTCAACCACGAAACCGGCGGGCTCGTCTACATCGTCGAGCAGAACACCGCCAACTACCCGCACTACTGCGACTGGAACCAGCCCTACGGCTGCCCGGCGGGCCAGTCCGCCTACTACGGCCGCGGCCCGATCCAGCTGAGCTGGAACTTCAACTACAAGGCGGCGGGTGACGCGCTCGGCATCGACCTGCTCGGCAACCCCTGGCAGGTGGAGCAGAACTCGGCCGTCGCGTGGAAGACCGGGCTCTGGTACTGGAACACCCAGAGCGGCCCCGGCTCCATGACCCCGCACAACGCCATGGTCAACAGCCGCGGCTTCGGCGAGACCATCCGCAGCATCAACGGCTCCATCGAGTGCAACGGCGGCAACCCCGCCCAGGTGCAGAGCCGCGTCGACAAGTACCGCCAGATCACCTCGATCCTCGGCGTGGACCCCGGCGCGAACCTGTACTGCTGA
- a CDS encoding zf-HC2 domain-containing protein, protein MGRYDRTDLGAYSLGLLDAAEAARVERHLAACPDCRQEVREFEAVRGMLDHLVEVKSG, encoded by the coding sequence ATGGGCCGGTACGACCGGACCGACCTCGGGGCGTACAGCCTGGGGTTGCTCGACGCCGCCGAGGCGGCCCGGGTCGAGCGGCACCTCGCGGCGTGCCCGGACTGCCGCCAGGAGGTCCGGGAGTTCGAAGCCGTCCGCGGCATGCTCGACCACCTGGTCGAGGTCAAGTCCGGTTAG
- a CDS encoding Lrp/AsnC family transcriptional regulator, with product MTTLDAVDRALIHALHLDGRAPFTKIGDVLDVSTQTVTRRYRRLRAEASLRVVGLPDPQRAGQAEWMVRLTAAPHTAQDLARSLARRADTAWIKLMSGGTEICVNVQMPAASDHALLLRDIPRTASITAVSAHQLLHRYLGGPTAWLGRANALDAAQIAALTPVHDGPGKPLTGDDAALLAELQRDGRTALADLAAATGWAAATVARRLADLQAGGTVFFDLEIAPEALGVTTQALLWMAVAPAQLDWVARTLATHEELALVAATTGPANLVALALCPDAAALHHYLTHRLGALEAIRTLETAPVLRTVKAAASR from the coding sequence ATGACCACCCTGGACGCGGTCGATCGAGCGTTGATCCACGCGCTGCACCTCGACGGGCGGGCACCTTTCACGAAGATCGGCGACGTCCTCGACGTCTCGACGCAGACGGTGACGCGGCGGTATCGCCGGCTTCGGGCCGAAGCGTCGCTTCGCGTCGTGGGCCTGCCGGATCCGCAGCGGGCCGGGCAGGCCGAGTGGATGGTCCGGCTGACGGCGGCCCCGCACACGGCGCAGGACCTCGCCCGGTCACTGGCCCGCCGCGCCGACACGGCGTGGATCAAGCTGATGTCGGGCGGCACGGAGATCTGCGTGAACGTGCAGATGCCCGCGGCGAGCGACCACGCGCTGCTGCTGCGGGACATCCCGCGCACGGCGAGCATCACGGCGGTCTCGGCGCACCAGCTGCTGCACCGCTACCTCGGCGGCCCGACGGCCTGGCTGGGCCGGGCCAACGCCCTCGACGCGGCCCAGATCGCCGCCCTCACTCCCGTGCACGACGGCCCGGGCAAGCCCTTGACCGGCGACGACGCCGCCTTGCTGGCGGAGCTGCAGCGTGACGGCCGCACCGCCTTGGCCGATCTGGCGGCGGCGACCGGCTGGGCGGCGGCGACCGTCGCGCGCCGGCTGGCCGACCTCCAGGCGGGCGGGACGGTGTTCTTCGACCTCGAGATCGCCCCGGAGGCCCTGGGCGTGACGACGCAGGCGCTGCTCTGGATGGCCGTCGCGCCCGCGCAGCTCGACTGGGTGGCCCGGACGCTGGCGACCCACGAAGAGCTGGCGCTGGTGGCGGCGACGACCGGCCCGGCGAACCTGGTCGCGCTGGCGTTGTGCCCGGACGCGGCCGCGCTACACCACTACCTGACGCATCGGCTGGGGGCGCTGGAGGCCATCCGGACGCTGGAGACGGCGCCGGTGCTGCGGACGGTCAAGGCGGCCGCCTCGCGCTGA